From the Saimiri boliviensis isolate mSaiBol1 chromosome X, mSaiBol1.pri, whole genome shotgun sequence genome, one window contains:
- the TAB3 gene encoding TGF-beta-activated kinase 1 and MAP3K7-binding protein 3 isoform X2 codes for MAQSSPQLDIQVLHDLRQRFPEIPEGVVSQCMLQNNNNLEACCRALSQESSKYLYMEYHSPDDNRMNRNRLLHINLGIHSPSSYHPGDGAQLNGGRTLVHSSSDGHIDPQHAAGKQLICLVQEPHSAPAVVAATPNYNPFFMNEQNRSAATPPSQPPQQPSSMQTGMNPSAMQGPSPPPPPPSYMHIPRYSTNPITVTVSQNLPSGQTVPRALQILPQIPSNLYGSPGSIYIRQTSQSSSGRQAPQSTPWQSSPQGPVPHYSQRPLPVYPHQQNYQPSQYSPKQQQIPQSAYHSPPPSQCPSPFSSPQHQVQPSQLGHIFMPPSPSTTPPHPYQQGPPSYQKQGSHSVAYLPYTASSLPKGSMKKIEITVEPSQRPGTAINRSPSPISNQPSPRNQHSLYTATTPPSSSPSRGISSQPKPPFSVNPVYITYTQPTGPSCTPSPSPRVIPNPTTVFKITVGRATTENLLNLVDQEERSAAPEPIQPISVIPGSGGEKGSHKYQRSSSSGSDDYAYTQALLLHQRARMERLAKQLKLEKEELERLKSEVNSMEHDLMQRRLRRVSCTTAIPTPEEMTRLRSMNRQLQINVDCTLKEVDLLQSRGNFDPKAMNNFYDNIEPGPVVPPKPSKKEHLTGSIQSPRTQPRDEDYEGAPWNCDSCTFLNHPALNRCEQCEMPRYT; via the exons ATGGCGCAAAGCAGCCCACAGCTTGATATTCAGGTTCTCCATGATCTTCGACAGCGTTTCCCTGAAATTCCAGAGGGTGTGGTGTCTCAGTGCATGTTACAG AATAACAACAATCTTGAAGCCTGTTGCCGAGCCCTTTCCCAGGAGAGTAGCAAATACTTATATATGGAATACCATAGTCCAGATGACAATAGGATGAATAGAAATCGCCTTTTACATATTAACCTGGGTATCCATTCTCCTAGTAGCTATCACCCAGGAGATGGAGCCCAACTTAATGGTGGCCGAACACTGGTACACAGCTCAAGTGATGGACATATTGATCCACAGCATGCAGCAGGTAAACAGCTGATATGTTTAGTTCAAGAACCACACTCAGCTCCAGCTGTTGTTGCTGCTACTCCCAACTACAATCCATTTTTTATGAATGAACAGAACAGAAGTGCAGCTACTCCTCCTTCACAGCCACCTCAACAGCCATCTTCCATGCAAACAGGAATGAATCCGTCTGCTATGCAAGGGCCTTCACCACCACCGCCACCTCCTTCATACATGCACATACCTCGGTATAGTACAAATCCAATTACTGTTACAGTATCCCAGAACCTCCCTTCTGGACAGACTGTACCAAGAGCTTTACAAATTCTTCCACAAATTCCAAGCAATCTCTATGGGTCTCCTGGTTCTATTTATATTAGACAGACATCTCAGAGTTCATCAGGAAGACAAGCTCCTCAGAGTACGCCGTGGCAGTCCTCACCACAGGGCCCAGTGCCTCACTATAGCCAGCGTCCTTTACCTGTTTATCCACACCAACAGAACTATCAACCTTCTCAGTATTCTCCCAAACAGCAGCAGATCCCTCAGTCTGCTTACCATTCACCACCTCCTTCTCAATGTCCTTCACCCTTCAGCTCTCCACAGCATCAAGTGCAACCTTCCCAGTTGGGCCACATCTTTATGCCACCTAGTCCTTCAACTACTCCACCCCATCCATATCAACAAGGACCTCCTAGCTATCAGAAACAGGGAAGCCATTCAGTAGCCTATCTTCCATACACAGCATCTAGCTTACCCAAAGGTTCCATGAAGAAGATAGAAATTACAGTTGAACCTTCTCAGAGACCTGGGACAGCAATTAATAGGAGTCCTTCACCCATCAGTAATCAGCCATCTCCACGGAATCAACACTCACTGTACACAGCCACCACACCACCTTCAAGTTCTCCTTCAAGAGGGATATCTAGTCAACCAAAACCTCCATTTAGTGTTAATCCtgtgtatattacatatacacaGCCAACTGGACCTTCATGTACTCCATCACCATCTCCTCGAGTGATACCAAACCCaactacagtttttaaaattactgtaggCCGAGCAACGactgaaaatcttttaaatttagtGGACCAAGAAGAGCGCTCTGCAGCACCAGAACCTATTCAGCCCATTTCAGTGATACCAGGCTCTGGGGGAGAAAAGGGAAGCCATAAATATCAGAGGAGTTCTAGTTCTGGATCAGATGACTATGCCTATACACAAG CCTTGCTGTTACATCAACGAGCAAGGATGGAGAGGTTAGCAAAGCAATTGAAACTTGAGAAAGAGGAGCTAGAACGATTGAAGTCCGAAGTTAACAGTATGGAGCATGACCTGATGCAGAGACGGCTCAGAAGAGTCAGCTGCACCACTGCGATCCCTACG CCTGAGGAAATGACAAGATTGAGAAGCATGAACAGACAACTCCAGATAAATGTTGACTGTACACTGAAAGAAGTTGACCTCCTTCAATCTAGAG GAAACTTTGATCCAAAAGCCATGAATAATTTTTATGACAACATAGAACCTGGCCCAGTTGTACCACCCAAGCCATCTAAAAAAG